A genomic window from Periophthalmus magnuspinnatus isolate fPerMag1 chromosome 16, fPerMag1.2.pri, whole genome shotgun sequence includes:
- the LOC117384434 gene encoding serum amyloid P-component-like, translated as MKFSVCLVILISNAAAIQDLSSKMFTFPQQTNSAHVRLRTSKNSFSALTVCHRSFTDLKRDHGLFSLALPSNANEFVLFFKYDTQEIQPHLKAGKVGYRVLDYKPNQWHSICTTWESSTGLVQLWFNGQPLSRKYVSGGQAAMSGSPIIILGQEQDSHGGGFDITQSFIGMMTDVHMWDYVLSSCEIQKYMSELSFTPGNVLNWAALDFQINGRVLIENKSLYCQ; from the exons ATGAAGTTTTCTGTGTGCCTTGTGATTCTGATCTCAAATGCTGCAGCAATTCAAG ATCTTTCGAGTAAAATGTTTACGTTTCCTCAACAAACTAACTCTGCTCATGTGAGGCTGCGTACATCCAAAAACAGCTTCAGTGCTCTGACCGTCTGCCACAG ATCATTCACGGACCTTAAACGGGACCATGGCCTCTTCTCGTTGGCTCTGCCCTCTAATGCCAAtgaatttgtgttgtttttcaagTATGACACCCAAGAAATTCAGCCCCATCTGAAGGCTGGTAAAGTTGGGTACAGAGTCCTAGACTACAAACCCAACCAGTGGCACTCCATCTGCACCACCTGGGAGTCCAGCACTGGTCTGGTGCAGCTCTGGTTCAATGGACAGCCCCTCAGCCGCAAATATGTCTCTGGAGGACAAGCTGCTATGTCTGGATCCCCAATTATCATTTTAGGACAG gagCAGGATTCCCATGGAGGAGGCTTTGACATAACCCAGAGTTTCATAGGAATGATGACTGATGTGCACATGTGGGACTATGTGCTCTCGTCCTGTGAGATCCAGAAGTATATGTCCGAGCTCAGCTTCACTCCAGGGAACGTTCTCAACTGGGCAGCTCTGGACTTCCAGATCAACGGCCGAGTGCTGATCGAGAATAAGAGTTTGTACTGTCAGTAA
- the LOC117384430 gene encoding metalloreductase STEAP4-like, with protein METADNLNGVSKEVKPECLPLGPMGAKEGAVSPHSREESLCIFGTGDLGRSLGHRLFQSGYRVVYGSRRPDSCGPVPQGAQVLNHAEAAQSSRIIFLCINREHYSFLQALAPQLNGKVLVDVSNNPEKDMFPEANAVYLQRLLPEAYVVKALNTLSAWGLQNGPSDANRQTFICGDSAEAKQAVSEVCTRLGLSVLDRGGVGASRELEDFPLQLFPMWKLPMRIAVGLSGAFFFYLLIRDVIYTYVYEGKDVSFRILVSLANKVFPIVSLIMLALCYLPGVMAALLQLHRGTKYRRFPDWLDRWMLCRKQMGLVALALASLHVLYTLIIPIRYYVRYRIGAGIISQALKNQTTEFFNILAWRTDSYYSMGVLGFALFILLGITSLPSVSNALSWREFSFIQSKLGYVTLFLCTLHGYLYGWDKFLHLYSYKWYTLPGYMLSLVVPTVVLGLKLLLLLPCVDRRLTRIRRGWEHTPQDPSVQKLLI; from the exons ATGGAGACCGCAGATAACTTAAATGGAGTATCTAAAGAGGTGAAGCCCGAATGCCTTCCTCTGGGTCCCATGGGTGCAAAAGAGGGAGCAGTTTCCCCGCACAGCCGTGAAGAATCCCTGTGTATCTTTGGGACGGGGGACTTGGGGCGCTCCCTGGGTCATCGCCTGTTCCAGTCTGGATACAGGGTGGTGTACGGCAGCCGCAGACCGGACAGCTGTGGGCCCGTACCACAGGGAGCTCAG GTGTTGAATCATGCCGAGGCCGCCCAGTCTTCCAGAATCATCTTCCTTTGTATTAACAGAGAACACTACAGCTTCCTGCAGGCGCTCGCTCCTCAGCTCAACGGGAAG GTGCTGGTGGATGTGAGCAACAACCCCGAGAAAGACATGTTCCCAGAAGCCAACGCTGTGTATCTGCAGAG GCTGCTTCCTGAGGCGTATGTGGTGAAAGCCTTGAACACACTGTCAGCCTGGGGTCTGCAGAATGGGCCCTCAGATGCAAACAGACAG ACGTTCATATGCGGGGACAGTGCCGAGGCGAAGCAGGCGGTGTCGGAGGTGTGCACCCGGCTGGGCCTTTCGGTGCTGGACAGGGGCGGTGTGGGTGCGTCCCGGGAGCTGGAGGACTTCCCGCTGCAGCTCTTCCCAATGTGGAAGCTGCCTATGAGGATCGCTGTGGGCCTCAGTGGTGCCTTCTTCTTTTACCTGCTCATCAGAGACGTCATCTACACCTATGTGTACGAGGGCAAAGACGTCTCATTCAGGATCCTGGTCTCTCTAGCAAATAAG GTGTTCCCCATCGTGTCGCTCATCATGCTGGCCCTGTGTTACCTGCCTGGTGTGATGGCTGCACTGCTCCAGCTCCACAGAGGGACCAAGTACAG ACGCTTCCCGGACTGGCTGGACCGCTGGATGCTGTGCAGGAAGCAGATGGGACTGGTAGCACTTGCTCTGGCCTCTCTGCATGTGCTCTACACACTGATCATCCCCATCCG ATATTACGTGAGGTACAGAATTGGTGCAGGAATTATATCACAG gCTTTGAAAAACCAGACGACGGagtttttcaacattttagCATGGCGCACTGACTCCTACTACTCAATGGGGGTCCTTGGCTTTGCCCTGTTCATTCTTTTGGGCATCACCTCTCTGCCCTCTGTCAGTAATGCTCTGAGCTGGAGAGAGTTCAGCTTCATACAG TCCAAGCTGGGCTACGTGACCTTGTTCCTGTGCACGCTCCATGGGTACTTGTATGGATGGGACAAGTTTCTGCATCTCTATTCCTATAAATGGTACACTCTGCCGGGTTACATGCTGTCCCTGGTGGTGCCCACAGTGGTGCTGGGgctgaagctgctgctgctgctgccgtgTGTGGACCGCAGGCTGACGCGCATCAGGAGGGGCTGGGAGCACACGCCACAGGACCCCTCTGTGCAAAAACTACTCATTTAA